A genomic window from bacterium includes:
- a CDS encoding FemAB family XrtA/PEP-CTERM system-associated protein: MKVRTFSQEWTQKWDDYVNRHPESSFFHQIGWKRVIERSFGHKSRYLLAEEEGDIRGILPLFSITSRLFGRSLVSLPFAVYGGMCFDNREAECLIVDEAKRIAKEEDFEYLELRNIKKNGLDFPVKNLYETFIKELPADPRECWRSLKRKARGSAKKGVVSSLKAEMNPDRLKEFYDIYNHSLRNLGTPIFSFRFFQNLLEEFGRKINILSVKLHDKVIASVMVFFFKNTVNPYYGGSLKEYLGYSPNNFMYWKLMEYGCNQGYRYFDFGRSRKDAGSYHFKEHWGITPQPLPYQYYLNKTDKIPNVSPANPKYDLPRRIWKRLPLSVTKVLGPPLVKYLV, from the coding sequence ATGAAAGTCAGAACCTTTAGTCAGGAATGGACCCAGAAATGGGATGATTATGTGAACCGGCATCCTGAATCCAGTTTTTTCCATCAAATCGGTTGGAAGAGAGTCATCGAGCGCAGTTTTGGACATAAGAGCCGGTATCTGCTGGCAGAAGAGGAGGGAGATATCCGCGGGATACTGCCTCTTTTTAGCATTACCAGCAGGCTTTTTGGCAGGTCTCTTGTCTCTCTGCCCTTTGCGGTTTACGGGGGGATGTGTTTTGATAATCGGGAGGCCGAATGCCTCATAGTTGATGAAGCGAAAAGAATAGCTAAAGAGGAAGATTTTGAATATCTTGAACTCAGGAATATAAAAAAGAATGGGCTCGATTTCCCGGTAAAAAATCTTTATGAAACCTTCATTAAAGAGCTGCCGGCCGATCCAAGGGAATGCTGGAGAAGTCTCAAAAGAAAGGCCCGCGGTTCAGCCAAAAAAGGCGTGGTTTCTTCCCTTAAGGCAGAGATGAACCCGGACCGGTTAAAGGAGTTTTATGACATCTACAATCATTCCCTGAGAAACCTGGGGACCCCTATCTTTTCTTTTCGATTTTTCCAAAACCTGCTGGAGGAATTTGGCCGGAAGATAAATATCCTCTCCGTCAAGCTCCATGATAAGGTAATTGCTTCTGTTATGGTCTTCTTCTTTAAAAACACCGTTAATCCTTACTATGGAGGAAGCCTTAAAGAGTATTTAGGCTACTCTCCCAATAATTTCATGTACTGGAAGCTGATGGAATATGGCTGCAACCAGGGTTATCGATATTTTGATTTTGGTCGATCAAGGAAAGATGCTGGTTCTTACCATTTCAAGGAACATTGGGGAATCACGCCGCAGCCTTTGCCTTATCAATATTATCTCAACAAAACCGATAAGATTCCTAATGTCAGTCCGGCTAACCCCAAATATGATCTGCCTCGAAGGATCTGGAAGAGGCTGCCCCTCTCAGTAACCAAGGTCTTAGGTCCCCCCCTGGTTAAATATCTGGTCTAA